Sequence from the Phragmites australis chromosome 6, lpPhrAust1.1, whole genome shotgun sequence genome:
attatgaaatatccatataaaaaaaatgtgaaaccaTTGTTGCTTCACCATACATGTCATCGatacaaatacatgaaagcttcTTTCATTAAATGAtcaatgcttcgttatggtcgcggcgtatgtaggtagcttcctcagtgtcatcaatgagaggaagttcgacattctctgcaaaagtaGGCATGTTATCGAATTTGTCGTAGTCTTCTTcatcgacaacatcctcaacaccaacaatctttcttttttcttgaagaatcacgtgacgctcctccttgatagctgggcctgggtcctttacatagaagacttgtgcaacatccttggcaagtacgaatggtttttctttgtatccgacgagtttgaggtccatggTAGTCATAACGTACTTGttgaccttgactccccctgggaGCCGAACCCATTGGCACCTaaatagagggaccatcaactcaccatattcaagctccaaaatctcctctatgaatctatAGTAGGTTTCCCTATTGCTAGCGTGGTCATAGGCATTAATATAGACATCGCTATTTTGATTAGTgttcttgttgtcttgtgctctcgtataaaatgtatagccattgatCTCATATGCctggaatgtgcgaatcgtagttgatgGGCCATTAGCCaacagttccaacagagcatcattggtatccttacccatcatgtgttgacgtaACTAATTACctaaattatctctgtgctctcttgcaatccaatcatctgacttcgtcaGATTTGTGGAGTGTAGCATGCTCAaatgcatattgacatacgggctcactacaagtgatggttgcagaactgcaaagtgtgcttgagtgaatgaaacacgatctttgatatggattgatgtatgacctatcgtccctttcccctttaccCTCGTCTCATAGcaagatataggcataccaatcgcgtttagtttcatgtagtcaatgtaaaactcaatgacctccttcgtACTCCActcttgggcaatgcaaccttccgggcgacctcggttatgaacatatttccttagaacccccatgaaccttttgaaaCAATACATCTGATctagaaacacggggccaaggctctttatctcacccataatgtgaacaattagatggggcaatatatcaaaaaatgtcagAGGGAAAATAATCTCAAACTGATATATAGTATGGATTACGTCTTACTacagctttgccagtttgttcgggtcaattatcttctatgaaattgcgttgaagaaccaacataactttatgattgggtctcggaccttatccagcagaatacctctaattgcaactggaagcatctgcgttatcatcacgtgacaatcatgagacttcataccaactaacttcttatctttcatgtttactaagctaCTGaggttggaggagtaaccagtcggaactttgacatcacatAAGCAACCACATAAgcagatcttctcttccttgctcatagtgttgcaagctgtgggaagtttctttttgccgttgtctaattATATGTAATGTAGGTCATTCCTTAGGTTTTCATTTCTCCCaggtccagccgtgcatttagtgtatcttttgtttttccgGATATATCTAAtaatgtaccaatcaagctatcaaacacattcttctccacgtgcatgatgtcgattgcgtgtcagaccataagatacttccaataaggcagcaaccaaaatattgatatctttttctaCATAGGAGCATATTGCCCAGCCAGGATTTTTGTACTGtctggcccctttccaagtataactctaagtgtctttaccatcttaaatacctattCCAGTGCGAATCTTTGGAGTTTGACGATGCTCGACTGTcctgtcaaaagctcttttattcttgcggcaTGGGTGATCTGGACGAAGGAACATACGATGACCCATGAAAATCATTTTCCAACTATTTGTCAGCCATCCCCACCCcccgtttcctccaagcactgaacacatccattctACCCTTTTatagtctgccctgataggttactaAGAGTGGGCTAATATgagattgttacgaacaacactacacgcagggtgaaattctcacatATGTAgtcatcccatacccgtacacCATCTTTCCAtaatacaagaagatcttcaaccaatggtttgaggtacacatcgatattgttgcctAGTTGATTCCGCCCACTAATCAggaaaggcatcataaggtacttccgctttatgcacatccaaggtggaagatTATAGATACAAAGAGTCAcgagccaagtgctatgagtacttcttgtgttgccgaaaggattcttcccatccgtactcaactcgaaccttatattcctcacttcatctctgaattccttgtattttgaatcgaatctcctccattgcatgctatcagcagggtgtctaagcattctaTCATTCTTACGCtattcggcgtgccatcgcatcaactcggtaTTCGCTCTATTAGCAAAAAATCGTTTCAAATgagggattatagggaaataccaaaccaccttaacgaggggttttttcttctttctcttcacccctatGCCATCGCTCttgatatcatcaacgttgcgtttataccgtggtgcattgcaaacgtgacatgcttccaagtctgtaTCCTCACcgcgaaacaacatgcagtcgtttccacatgcatgcattttctctacttccaatcccaatgggtagacaacctgcttggcatagTTCGTATTTTTGGGCAACACATTCCCCCTTGAAAGCAATTCACTCAAGAATTCTTACAATTCATTGAAGTCCTTATCGGCCCAACTATTgttagccttcatttgcatcagtgtcagcaccacatgcaacttgttatGATCATTTTTAtagttcgggtaaactggttttttaagtcctctaccatacgatagaacttttgatgttgtctttcactggtgaagtccccctccccatcgcgcaataTTTGCTCTAAGCCGTCTTTATTATTGCCAATaaaagtgtcccctccatcGTTCTCAATAAAAACATCTTCAAATGCCGAAATATCGAAGCTTTCATTAGCTGTCATATCAATGTTTATGTCTTCTTCGATTGTTGGTTACCCTTCACGCccaaatctttaaattcaccatgctcagtccaacaggtatagccatccttgaaacccctgtgaatcaagtgtgcacggatctgctctatgtttgaaaactactTCTCGTTGTTGCAGTCGACgcacggacaacatatatagtgattgGAACGCTTCCTTTTTGTCTTCTTGTACACTGCGGCAGCCCTCAGAAAATTCTCAATgccaacaaagaactctggcccttgatccttgtacatccatgaccggtccatctgcaaatcattataattaaatacATTCaccttataatcattaaacatttcaaaatctagaacaaattcattgaattacctcgcatcctgattagtccctatttgagggtccatctccttccggtattTGGGTCTAGTCAGGGGACCCACCTTCCAAAGGCTGTCGTATTtgattgcgacccgtgggtggacaTAGCATTcctacaacacaatattctatcaattgtgttaaattcactatgttaATTAATGAACAGAGGAAATTCGctgaattattatttaaatttaagactttaaaaatatacgtaAACCACATACtaaaaaattagagctagattttaggggcatttgtaaatacctccctgattttttattctttgcaagggtgccactcgaatgacagttctagttatatttttgtaattttttaatgactataacggttcaagtagtggcaaatttataattttctctagattttaatgtacgcacccacatctatttacacgtgactattaatctactacttaaatcatctacaatgataaaatagtgatatttctctaatttatatcatattagagcttttgctcattccaaaattcaacaccaaggaacaaccacctaaattcaaatctagagcaatatagcaactaGATCCAAtgaagaatcaaatgtagatcatctctatacatctaacaatgacaaagttgcaaactttttctaaattagatctcaattgtaTCTCTTAATCCATAACTATAGAgcaagcaccaaccatcaacaCTAGAGCAATCTACTAAGTAAATctatttaaaaaagaaatatagatcatcttattaaccttagagcacttgactcctccaaaACTTAAATCCTTCAACTATAGAGATGGAAAACAGCGATCGGCGATGTTTTTGTGGGCTTGCGGCGTTTCTGGTCGCGCTTGGGGGCTCTAGTCGTGCTTGGGGGAGAAGGGGGCTTTATACTGCAACgccctatcagtgtcggttggtatatcgaaccggcactgatagtgtctatcagtgtcggttcttaacttCTCAGTAGTTGTTGTTCGCGCGTGGGAGTTTtgaaaccggtactgatacgttGACATACCGGTTATTGttaaaccggtactgataggtTTGCTATATATGTGGTGTTCCATAGTAGTGGATGAAGATAATCCCAAACTGATTGCCCAAAATGCTGCCCAACATGTGATCGAGTTCAATACAAACAGGCGAAGCCTTGCTCCGATGACCTCTCTACTTTTTAATCTCAAATGCCTGCAACTCAACAATTTGGACAGAACATATACAAACTTATTTAAAACTTTCTACTTTACAATTATACCATAATGCAATCTTATAACTAAAATTCAATAAAATTACAAGAAGTTCCAAACTTTTCTCGCTTTCTAGCTAGATTACTACCCACTGTCATCCCTCGTTAAGTTCCGTTGGCCAAGGaaattcgtttgaaatcaatCAAGAACATGCAACAAATTAGACCAACAGAAACTAATGCGAGCCTACAGAATCTATGGCGCCCGAACAGCTTGCGCCATCGCCTTGAACTCCGCCATCTTCGTGGTCCTCGTGGTCGTGGACGGCCAGAGCCTCAGCTCGGTGAGCGGGTCTTCAACGCCATAATCCACATCCATCGCCGCGGCGTCGCTCGCATCGTTGCCCCTGATGAGATCCCCGGGCGCCAGCGGGAACAGCACGAGGCACGAGCCGCTCTGGTCATCCCCCGGGTCGCTGGTCTCCGCGGGCGGGTAGTGGTCGAGCACCGGTTCTTGCGTCTGCTGCTTGCAGAGGACGGAGTTCCAGCGGTTCTTGGTGTCAACGTCGGTGCGGCCCAGGAGAAAACCGGCGATGGTGGACCACTTGTTTGGGTATCGGCTCTGGAGCATGATGATCTGCTCGTCCTCCTCGGGCGTGAAGGGCTTGGCGTCGTCAACGCCTGGGGCCAGGTGGTGGCACCACCGGAGGCAGCACGAGTTGGCGGTGCGGCCGGGCAGCGCGGCGCTGATGCTCACCCAGTTCTGCGCGCCGCCGTGCAGCCGCACCTGCTCCCGCAGCACTGCGTCCTCGTCGTTGCTCCACACGGACGCGGACCACTTCACCAGCGGccgctcagcagcaacagcgcCAATGTCGCCGGACGCCTCGTCCGGTACCGCCATGGGCCGCTCCGTCTCGTGCTCGATTGATCGCCTCTTCCCCGCGTTCCGTACTTCCGTATCGTCTCTCTGCGGCGGGCGGAGCGTCGTGTTTTGGGAAGGTTGGGCGCGGTGGCTAGGTGCCACTGCGGTGCGttcccttatatatatatagtagccgcGGCGCGTGACCTACACGTACACGGGAGGGGAAGTGAAGCCGCGACGGAGACGGAATCCGCATACAGGTCGGAGTTGGACACGGG
This genomic interval carries:
- the LOC133923131 gene encoding transcription factor MYB44-like, with product MAVPDEASGDIGAVAAERPLVKWSASVWSNDEDAVLREQVRLHGGAQNWVSISAALPGRTANSCCLRWCHHLAPGVDDAKPFTPEEDEQIIMLQSRYPNKWSTIAGFLLGRTDVDTKNRWNSVLCKQQTQEPVLDHYPPAETSDPGDDQSGSCLVLFPLAPGDLIRGNDASDAAAMDVDYGVEDPLTELRLWPSTTTRTTKMAEFKAMAQAVRAP